gagggcgttccacagggcaggcgccactaccgagaaggccctctgcctggttccctgtagctttgcttctcgcaatgagggaaccgccagaaggccctcggcgctggacctcagcgtccgggcagaacgatgggggtggagacgctccttcaggtatactgggccgaggccgtttagggctttaaaagtcaataccagcactttgaattgtgcttggaaacgtactgggagccagtgtaggtctttcaagaccggtgttatgtggtctcggcggccgcccccagtcaccagtctagctgccgcattctggattagttgtagtttccgagtcaccttcaaaggtagccccacgtagagcatatTCCATGCCAGTATACAATTTAAAAGCAGGCTTTTCACGTGTCATTTCAAAAACCCATGTTTTCAGAGCAGTCCTTTGCAGATTAACTCTTAAGTTCCATGGGATCTACTCTCAGGCCACTAAATGCGCATACCATGCCAGCCTTAGGAAGGGAGGTGTCCATGGTAGAGACCTTACAAACCATACTTCATTTTGATGGTAACGGGggtgggggttggattagatgaccctggggtcccttccagctctatgattctgtgaatccagaagcattgctgcctctcagTGTTGAGGCAGAACATGAGAGCATGGCCATCGTGGTTAGTAGCCaatcgacagccctctcctcctccatgaatttgtcttaaagccacccagttggtggccatcactacctcctgtggaagggagttccacagtttgtgCTCCATAAAAGCTAACGTGGTCTAGTGGACAGAGGTCTGGGTTCATTCCACCTCCATGTTCAGTGCTCTCTCTGCTTTGGTTCTTGCAGTAGCAGTGACCTAATTCATAAAGTTAATGGGGAAATAGTAAAACCTTTACTGTTGGAATTTGTCAGTTTCCCCCATATATTGAACAAGTTTTCATTAGTAGGTTGGCCTACTCTGCATGGAGAGAATATTATctatagccacacacacacacacacacacacacacatgaacgaTGGTTTGAGCTACAGCTGGTGTCagctcaatggtcagggatgctggaagttgcagtccaaagtaTCTGTAAAGCATTAGCTTGGGAAAGCGTGCTGCATATCGACTCATTTTATCAATGTTGCTGTTTGTGTCTACAATGGCTTGGAGAGTTCTTCCTTCTAAAaggttggtttgtttttcccTCCCAGTTCATTGCATGGCGTAAAGACTTTCACCAATTTAAGCCATTCCAAACTTGCGAGGCAGAACAGCAATGGAGACCAGAAAAACAAGCCCAGCGAGCACGTCATAGATTGCGGTGACATCGTCTGGAGTTTGGCTTTTGGATCTTCCGTGCCTGAAAAGCAGAGCCGGTGTGTGAATATAGAATGGCACCGGTTCAAATTCGGCCAAGACCAGCTTCTCCTGGCAACGGGCTTATCCAATGGTCGTATCAAAATATGGGATGTCTATACAGGTAAGCAGCGTCCTGGTCGTAGAAAATAAATTCAGTTTGCTTTCTTTCTAAGAACCAGGGAAGGGTACCTTAAAATGTGATTCTGATGCCTGAAAGGGCTCCGGTTGTCCCTGCGGACAATTTCCAAATTCATGGAGAGTGGATCTGTCAATAGCTTTGGGTTGTGGCAGATAAATAGAAATTCCGGGTTTGGAGTCATGGTGGATCTGAGAAATAAAGGGGCGGGTTGCTGCCATGATGACATAAAACCTCCCTTTTGATTTCATCAGAAGGATTTACCCCTCTGAGCCTAATAGCCACACAGGCGGCAAGGGCGCAGGACTGATGGAGTGGCCTGGCACACCTGACCTACAGGCCTGTGGTTGTGCCCATCCCCAGTGACTCTGAATATTCCTTGAATTAGGCTGGGGAAGTATTGGCCCATAGGCCACTCTTGGCCTGCCAGGGGATCCAAATTGACAAGCCCACGATGCTATTCCATCTTGTATCATCTGATGAGTGGGAGGATGCGGACAAATCCTGCCTTGACTGTGCGTACCTGTGCCCAGCAGAGAATGGATGCACAGCCCATCTGAGCAGATGATGGGGAGGGAATAAGTCATGCTTGGTTTGGCAGGATCCCATGAAAAATGTATTGCATCAAAAGTCTAactaaaacaaagaaagaaaactgttTTCGCAGCACTTTGcaggtgctttgaagtcctgatTTCGGGGTGTCCCCATTCTGCTGCCAAAGTCTTGATAATTATCTGATCCATAGAGCCGGAAAATGACGGGCTTAAGTGTTGAGCTAGACACATTCTTGGTCTTAACGTTGCACACATTTTGCACCAGTCATTAGTGAGATAATTTGTGGGTTTCTGGTTGCGGTTGCTTTTTTATTAGTTGTTGTCATCTCTGATCCCTTTTATATGAATTTCTCTGATCGCTGGAGGCTGTCTTTACAGTGGCAGTTTTCACCCAGTTAGCTTCTGGTCTGGGTGAAAAATCTATACCTTTAGAACGGAAATTGGAACGATGCACTGCATAGGACAGTGTTTAAATGTCAAGCAGACTGCCAAGTTCCTTGAGTTTCAAAGTAAATCTTTGCACTGCTTAGAAGATAAGCTTTCCTGGCATCAAGTCGAAAAGCTTATCCAACAGATAACGCAAGCATATTGGCTTAACTGAAATATGTTTGGGATCAACAAATAACGTATTAAAAGTAATGTGTAAGACAGCCTTGCATTTAAGCACTGGCCTGGTAGCCATAGACAACAAGGAATTTGATAGAAGGCCTGTGGGGGGGCGGAGAAGAGATGGATTACACCATCCTTCCTCTGCCAGCCAGCAAGTAAAAACATACTTCCAGGCTGGTAACTGTTACTTACAAGACTGGCACAATATTTGATTTATCAAAGGATATGTATCCTGCCCTTCCACTCCAAAGTGGATTTGTTTAAACCTGCTTCCCTGTATGTAATTTGTATCCCAACAGCCCTAAACGTTAATAAATGTAAAATAACACCCTGTTACTTGCAGAGTACACATCTGCTGCAGTACaccctgcacatttaaagcacacacccccTTTCAaggcttgggaactgtagttttcccatCAAAGAGCTATTTCTAGTgtccttaacaaactatggttccTGTGATTCTTGggggtgggtttttaaaaaatgtgtgttgtGTAACACAtcaagggttttgtttgtttttaacaatatTAAGTATTTAAAATGTTAATACAGAAGGAAGAATGCCAACCTTTCCCCCAAGAGTTGCAGTCAGAAAAGAAACCTTTTGCCCTTTGTTCCTGACTTTCCaggtttaattttaaaatattttattccaaCAGGAAAGCTCCTCCTTAATTTAATGGACCATACAGAAGTTGTCAGAGACTTAACTTTTGCCCCTGATGGCAGCCTAATACTAGTATCTGCTTCACGAGACAAAACACTAAGAGTATGGGACCTGAAGGATGATGGTATGTTATCAGGAATGTTTTACGTGGCATAACAAACAACATGATTTACTGTCTAGCAATGGAAAGCTATGATGCATTCGtaattttttttttgatgttttgAGATTGTTTTCTTTATATACAGCAAGTTCAAATGGTATTTTTAGAGATGTTCCCAGTGTCCCAGATTTGTCTGTCTGTAATATCTGCCAGCCCTCCAAAATTGTCTTCGCAGACAAGCATGCACACATTAGATCTAAATTCTTGACTAGAAACTAGGCTTGCGAACCGCACCTTGATccttgtttgcaaaccagaattcTAGCTTTGGTTTTAGAGTTTCTCATTTTGGATAGAgcaggttttatttttgttaagttgtgtgtgtgtgtgtgtgtgtatagatagagCACAGATACTCTCCAGCattttgacttcactcccaaaggcgctctcctccattgtctcttgagacagacatgtcaacagcagcagcacagatAAATCACGGActcaagctgtttagggctttggtAGGTTATCTGAACGACTTCCTTCATCCAATCCTGCCTTCAAGCTTAGATCTACCTCAAGGGCCAGATCAGCTAGGCTGGCATGCATAAGAGACCaagccttcttggtggtagctCCCAAAACAGTAGACTTCAGTGGCCTTGTGTTCAGCTCTTGCATTTAGGCAGACCTTGAAGATCTTCCTCTTCGTGGCAGCCTTTCCCTGATTCCGAAAGAAGCTTGCATCTCCAAAACTAACCTGTACATGTGTTCTGCTGTGACTCTTTTCCTTCTGCACTTCCTTCTGTACCTATTGGGGAAGGACcatggttagagcatctgctttgagtgcagaaTGTCCAAGGCTCGAtctacaggtagggctgggggtgTTGGAGTGTCGATGTGGACAACACTGAGCAGTGGCTTCCTTTGTACTTTGCTTTGTGAGGCTGTAGCTCTTGGAAGCACCTCAAAATATTTCAAGTGAAATATGAGTGTTTGATACTAAACTGGCtttattcccttcccttccattttCCAGGAAATATGATGAAAGTATTAAGAGGGCACCCAAACTGGGTCTATAGCTGTGCTTTCTCTCCAGATTCTTCCATTCTCTGCTCTGTGGGGGCCAGTAAAGCAGTAAGTATCAAAGTTTCATGTTCTTCAACCTGTCTTTGATTGTGAGCAAAGAATTATCTTGAATCTTAAGAATATAGCCAGCTTGTGCTCTGTGTCatgctggatgatgatgatgatgatgatgatgatttaaggAATTGCATGACAAAAACATTTGTAGTAAATTGGCACCAGGCTTTCGTTCGGTTATCATTTACTGAGCTgaactttttattgcttttagtcTCAATAAAGTTGAGGAATCTTGCAAAGTAGCCATGCATATCTCCATCTGTTCCAtgacttaaaagagagagagagggcacaAACCTTTTGCTTAAGAAAGGAATAGTTTTATAGTAATACTTTGTGACTCCTGATATTCTGCTGTCACGCTCATTTGAAAGATTACTTTTCCAAAGCCTGGGCTGCTGATCTTATTTGACAGTAAAATGTCATTCTTGGACAGTTTCCAACAAACTGCCCTTGAGCTCAGTGCTTTGGAAAGGATGAGCAGTGAGTTTTGCATCAAACTGCGTTGTGCTGCCGTACTTGCAAAATGCAACACAGGGCAGTCAAAGAACATAGAGTGAGCTGCTTCTTTGTATAAAGCAGGAACAAGGCACCTGTCGCCCCCCCAGGTGTTGTGgggctatagctcccatcatccccaaccactggtctggggggggggggataaggaatGGCCAATGCTGCTAAGGGCGagagcccaacaacatttgggaggCTGAAGGTTCCCATCCCTGATATAAAAGTCTAGAATAGTGCTAAGTCTATAAAGTTGCAGTCCAAGACATGCTTATTTGAGAGCAAGCCTGCACTGAATTACTTTCGAATAAGCATGCTGGGATTTGAGTTGTGTATCTTCTGTTCAGTTTAATATTAGAAAACTCCAGGTAGGGGTAATAGAAGGGTGGACAACTTGTATCGCCTGAAGCGTGAGGACTGGAGTTTTGTTAGAATCTGGAACCCTTAAATCCCATTTTAGGAGTTAAGTTTCTAGTCCACATGTTGGGCAGAAATTCTGAAAgtataaattttttttttcagaagtTAGGCCTGAGTTGACTTATTACAACCCAGAGCCACCAGTTGCGAAATCAAATGTCACAGAATAAATTCAGCAGCCGCCAATTGTAATGTTTTGTCACATGGATTAAAATGCCGGTGCTGCTTCTCTTTATCAACTACCCACCCCTGAGACGGCCTTCAGGGTCGAACAAGTTGTCCATCCTCCGGGCTAGTGAAAATTGTGGCTTTCAAAGTTAGCAACTTGAAGGTTAGCAGAGAGATAGtgtcatttgaaaaagaaatataaagaaaagcctattgtgattattattattattattactattattattattattatttaaaaaaggaagcctAGATAAGAAAGACTTATCAGTAAAGCCCTTTAAAATAGAACAGATGTAGATGTATGCATTGATCTTTTTTTTTAGGCTGTGTGTTTTCCATAAGCTTCTTGCTTTCCCTGTCACAGGTGGTGGCAGCAATATTGGTGTGATTGAGGTTAAGCTGGCACCACTCAGACAAGCGCACATTGGTGTTAGCTGGGCAGAAACAGTGGCATCTCTGGCCACCAGGCTGGAGGCGAACTTTACCATAGGACGAAGTAACCTTGCATTCGACTGCAGGGTGTACTGTACGTACGCAGGTGCTGGTTGATGTCCACtttctgcttccccctccccctttcttttcctttttattttattttaacgttGGTAAAGAGATCCTCTGGCTCCTCTTAAAATTTTAACAATATAGATATTTCCAATTCCTATGGAATTCTGGAGTCTCTTAATAAAACTGAGCCGGTCCCTCGTCGCTTACTGTGACGGACTTAGTAACGAAGTTTCAGTACAGTACAGCAGTGGCGTCActaattaatatatttatttacaccctgccttaGTTCCCCACCCCCGGACCAGTTTTATGTTTGTTATCTCTGCCTGTTCCTAAAGTTCAGGGTGGCTCAACAATTTTGCATACAtacataatatatttatttaaaaaacgaaAAAAATATTCTATTCCGTAAAAAGGCTAAACATTATATGCCAACCTGTTTTTGTAGCCACCGACCTTTGCTAGCTTGTTGATTGTATGACACTGAACTTTCTAGTGCAATTTTGAGATCTAAATTTTCCTGCACATGCTTAAACTTACTGACTACAGTATTAAGTATACAACTGCATGTGAAGTGTGCTAAGCTGTGCCCGTTTGTGTAAACTGCTAATTACTGAgacctttttaaattattttttttttttaaaaaaatcttggcaaatagcagtgcttgatttttatttttgttctttttcttaaaaaaaattaagcttaAAATGTGTAATATAATAAACTTGGTTtaatttctgggtttttttgccaAAGTCATGTCGTTTGGCTGTGACAATTCCTTTTTTGCTTGCAGTATCTGTTTCTCTTCCTAGGCTGACGTTGGCGATCCAAGCCTATTGTAAACAAGTGATCTTAAACTCACAGGGGATTCCACGGGAGTAACCATATGTTAACCTTACTTTTTTTTCTGTCTGTATATTTCTTAAAATTTTGTTAGTTAATTGGAAAGGGGGGCGGGCAGATGTTAGTACTTAACCCAGCTACTGTATACATATCTATATATTCTTTTACTTAAAACAGTTAAAGTAATAACATGGGATTCAGTAAAACCACCACTGTTGATACAAACGTTTTAattttttggtttatttttaataaataacacTTAATATGCATGTTtgctttaatttaaataattctgAGTATGGCACTGAGCATTTTCCGTAATTGTAGTAATTCTTAATGCTTGGCTTTAGTTGTAATCCTCAGTAAAACTAGCAGAAAACGTAGTTTTGCAGGGAGCGGGGTGGTGGGAAGAAGTTGATGAAATGTCCCCTCTGTGCCTGGGCATCGCTATAACATGAGCTTGTTTTGATTGCAGGTGCTGCTTTGGGATATGGATAAGTACACTCTCATCCGAAAACTGGAAGGGCACCACAACGATGTTGTAGCCTGCGAGTTTTCTCCTGACGGAGCTTTACTGGCTACAGCATCTCATGATACCCGCGTTTGTGTCTGGGACCCACACACTGGAGTCATTCTGATGGAGTTTGGGTGAGTGAGTTGGGTGGAGTGGGCACAGGAATAATCTTAAAAACTTGCCCACCCTTGGCATTCTTTATTTTACAAGGGCAGCCTCTGCTTAGATTTGTACCAGGTTAAGAAGAATCGGACAAAGCCAGGTGCCAGTGTTGTTCATTGGACAGTGCTTGGCTGGGAGAGAGGACTGGGTT
This genomic window from Podarcis raffonei isolate rPodRaf1 chromosome 15, rPodRaf1.pri, whole genome shotgun sequence contains:
- the WSB1 gene encoding WD repeat and SOCS box-containing protein 1, whose translation is MASFPPSVNEKLIGRSRTVGELLAPASPFDKKCGRENWTVAFAPDGSYFAWSQGHRIVKLVPWSQCLNNFSLHGVKTFTNLSHSKLARQNSNGDQKNKPSEHVIDCGDIVWSLAFGSSVPEKQSRCVNIEWHRFKFGQDQLLLATGLSNGRIKIWDVYTGKLLLNLMDHTEVVRDLTFAPDGSLILVSASRDKTLRVWDLKDDGNMMKVLRGHPNWVYSCAFSPDSSILCSVGASKAVLLWDMDKYTLIRKLEGHHNDVVACEFSPDGALLATASHDTRVCVWDPHTGVILMEFGHLFPAPTPIFAGGANDRWVRSVSFSHDGLHIASLADDKMVRFWRIDEDHPVQVAPLNNGLCCAFSTDGSVLAAGTQDGSVYFWATPRRVASLQHLCRMAIRRVMPTSQVQNLPVPPTIVAFLSYRI